In a single window of the Magnolia sinica isolate HGM2019 chromosome 7, MsV1, whole genome shotgun sequence genome:
- the LOC131251746 gene encoding protein DEEPER ROOTING 1-like produces the protein MRILNWMQNKLNGRHGDKKWTVGSSNRHPMQEPIKEEFSDWPHGLLAIGTFGNNQLKEDSEKNGSLEKSNSSQDLSDFTKEEVGKLQKELIKLLVLKPVPNSPELGERETANLPLDKFLNCPSSLDIERTIRQRFCNDLDDEDVEDLSRNTSVIPSKDKEVCMDDKNAIRQKSISFLLKKMFVCRSSFSPTPSLGDSIPESRMEMLLRKILHKKIYPQNTGATSTAKKYLVHKRTAKMKDAENPTDEKESDGCKWVKTDSEFIVLEM, from the exons GCCATCCCATGCAAGAACCTATCAAAGAAGAATTCAGCGATTGGCCACACGGATTGTTGGCGATCGGAACTTTCGGAAATAACCAATTAAAGGAGGATTCAGAGAAAAATGGTTCTTTGGAGAAATCAAATTCATCACAAGATTTATCAGATTTTACAAAGGAGGAAGTGGGCAAATTGCAAAAAGAACTAATAAAGCTATTAGTACTTAAGCCAGTTCCTAATTCCCCTGAATTGGGAGAAAGAGAAACGGCTAATCTTCCATTAGATAAGTTCCTAAATTGCCCATCAAGCTTGGACATCGAACGGACAATCCGCCAAAGATTTTgcaatgatttggatgatgagGATGTGGAGGATCTCTCGAGAAATACCAGTGTCATTCCGAGCAAAGACAAAGAAGTATGCATGGATGATAAGAATGCAATTCGGCAAAAATCTATTTCTTTTCTACTTAAGAAGATGTTTGTTTGTCGCAGCAGTTTCAGTCCAACTCCAAGCTTAGGAGATTCAATTCCAGAGTCCAGAATGGAAATG CTTCTGAGGAAAATACTTCACAAGAAGATATACCCACAAAACACCGGTGCAACATCAACGGCTAAGAAATACTTAGTTCACAAACGTACGGCCAAGATGAAGGACGCAGAGAATCCAACGGATGAGAAAGAAAGCGATGGATGCAAATGGGTCAAGACGGATTCCGAAT TCATAGTTCTAGAGATGTGa
- the LOC131251747 gene encoding uncharacterized protein LOC131251747 isoform X1 encodes MALLDSVHHLLLLSIISVSCFSPNPTRASVHEYASAKFTSKGNAFVLHGGSEGLYASSLLPFSTSNLSSSSYIRFEKITFKRTKEAAESNKETNSGLVQAIIFEVEDREMIGGSAYGGQRAVCCTRDLAKLGACTQGEVIYRPSTTNPQWPQVFGVSFKGDDVVATLESKYIQITKTGMYNLYFVYCDPKLKGLVIEGKTIWKNPTGYLPGRMAPLMNFYGFMSLAFVVLAVFWFSQYARFWREVLQLQNCITLVIALGMFETALWYFEYAQFNKTGERLIGITIWAVTFGNVKRTVSRMIILLVSMGYGVVRPTLGGLTSKVIMLGTTFFLASEVLEMVENVGTIDDVSGKASLFLVLPVAVLDTFFILWIFTSLSKTLEKLQARRMVAKLDIYRKFTNALAVAIIVSAACIGYELYFKSNDVYNERWRIAWIIPAFWQVLSFSLLCVLCALWAPSQNSMRYAYSDDTSEEIDEDTLTLMKPMPSPSKEVWNASALVDIRTSLDTGVSFSGDPEEDKRE; translated from the exons atggcATTGCTCGATTCCGTCCATCATCTCCTCCTTCTCTCCATCATCTCCGTGTCTTGCTTCTCTCCCAATCCCACACGCGCGTCCGTGCACGAGTACGCAAGTGCGAAGTTCACGAGCAAGGGAAATGCTTTCGTCCTCCACGGCGGCAGCGAAGGCCTCTACGCCTCCTCCCTTCTTCCCTTCTCCACCAGCaatctctcctcctcctcttatATACG TTTTGAAAAGATTACATTCAAAAGGACAAAGGAAGCTGCCGAATCTAATAAAGAAACCAACTCTGGGTTGGTTCAAGCCATCATTTTCGAGGTCGAAGATCGAGAGATGATTGGCGGTTCGGCCTACGGCGGTCAAAGGGCTGTTTGCTGCACACGGGATTTGGCCAAATTGGGTGCTTGTACGCAAGGAGAAGTAATCTACCGTCCCTCTACTACGAATCCTCAATGGCCACAAGTATTTGGTGTCTCTTTCAAGGGAGATGATGTTGTCGCTACTTTGGAATCGAAATATATACAGATCACAAAGACGGGGATGTATAACCTGTATTTCGTTTATtgcgatccaaaactcaaagggCTGGTTATAGAGGGGAAGACTATATGGAAAAATCCAACTGGCTATCTGCCCGGAAGGATGGCCCCGCTAATGAATTTTTACGGGTTCATGTCCCTTGCTTTCGTGGTCCTTGCAGTCTTCTGGTTCTCTCAGTACGCCCGGTTTTGGAGAGAGGTTCTTCAACTACAGAACTGCATAACTCTGGTGATTGCATTGGGTATGTTCGAAACGGCATTGTGGTATTTCGAGTATGCTCAATTCAATAAAACTGGAGAGCGGCTGATTGGGATTACTATATGGGCAGTGACCTTTGGTAATGTTAAACGGACAGTTTCGCGCATGATCATCCTATTGGTTTCGATGGGATATGGCGTTGTGAGGCCTACGTTGGGTGGTCTCACTTCGAAGGTGATTATGCTCGGAACTACATTCTTTCTGGCATCAGAGGTGCTTGAAATGGTCGAGAATGTCGGCACGATTGATGATGTTTCAGGAAAGGCTAGTTTGTTCTTGGTTCTTCCAGTAGCAGTCCTTGATACAttcttcattctttggatattcaCTTCCCTCTCCAAAACACTGGAGAAGCTCCAG GCAAGAAGAATGGTGGCCAAGTTAGACATTTACAGGAAATTCACGAATGCTTTGGCTGTGGCTATTATTGTATCAGCAGCTTGCATTGGTTATGAG CTCTACTTCAAGTCAAATGACGTGTACAATGAGCGGTGGCGGATTGCCTGGATCATCCCGGCCTTCTGGCAAGTGCTATCCTTTTCTCTTCTTTGCGTCCTCTGCGCACTTTGGGCTCCCTCTCAAAATTCAATGAG ATACGCCTACTCAGATGACACAAGTGAAGAAATTGATGAGGACACTCTCACACTGATGAAACCAATGCCGTCGCCTTCAAAGGAAGTATGGAATGCTTCTGCTCTCGTGGATATCAGAACCTCACTAGACACTGGCGTCTCTTTTAGTGGGGATCCTGAAGAAGACAAGAGGGAGTAA
- the LOC131251747 gene encoding uncharacterized protein C26H5.07c-like isoform X2 produces MALLDSVHHLLLLSIISVSCFSPNPTRASVHEYASAKFTSKGNAFVLHGGSEGLYASSLLPFSTSNLSSSSYIRFEKITFKRTKEAAESNKETNSGLVQAIIFEVEDREMIGGSAYGGQRAVCCTRDLAKLGACTQGEVIYRPSTTNPQWPQVFGVSFKGDDVVATLESKYIQITKTGMYNLYFVYCDPKLKGLVIEGKTIWKNPTGYLPGRMAPLMNFYGFMSLAFVVLAVFWFSQYARFWREVLQLQNCITLVIALGMFETALWYFEYAQFNKTGERLIGITIWAVTFGNVKRTVSRMIILLVSMGYGVVRPTLGGLTSKVIMLGTTFFLASEVLEMVENVGTIDDVSGKASLFLVLPVAVLDTFFILWIFTSLSKTLEKLQLYFKSNDVYNERWRIAWIIPAFWQVLSFSLLCVLCALWAPSQNSMRYAYSDDTSEEIDEDTLTLMKPMPSPSKEVWNASALVDIRTSLDTGVSFSGDPEEDKRE; encoded by the exons atggcATTGCTCGATTCCGTCCATCATCTCCTCCTTCTCTCCATCATCTCCGTGTCTTGCTTCTCTCCCAATCCCACACGCGCGTCCGTGCACGAGTACGCAAGTGCGAAGTTCACGAGCAAGGGAAATGCTTTCGTCCTCCACGGCGGCAGCGAAGGCCTCTACGCCTCCTCCCTTCTTCCCTTCTCCACCAGCaatctctcctcctcctcttatATACG TTTTGAAAAGATTACATTCAAAAGGACAAAGGAAGCTGCCGAATCTAATAAAGAAACCAACTCTGGGTTGGTTCAAGCCATCATTTTCGAGGTCGAAGATCGAGAGATGATTGGCGGTTCGGCCTACGGCGGTCAAAGGGCTGTTTGCTGCACACGGGATTTGGCCAAATTGGGTGCTTGTACGCAAGGAGAAGTAATCTACCGTCCCTCTACTACGAATCCTCAATGGCCACAAGTATTTGGTGTCTCTTTCAAGGGAGATGATGTTGTCGCTACTTTGGAATCGAAATATATACAGATCACAAAGACGGGGATGTATAACCTGTATTTCGTTTATtgcgatccaaaactcaaagggCTGGTTATAGAGGGGAAGACTATATGGAAAAATCCAACTGGCTATCTGCCCGGAAGGATGGCCCCGCTAATGAATTTTTACGGGTTCATGTCCCTTGCTTTCGTGGTCCTTGCAGTCTTCTGGTTCTCTCAGTACGCCCGGTTTTGGAGAGAGGTTCTTCAACTACAGAACTGCATAACTCTGGTGATTGCATTGGGTATGTTCGAAACGGCATTGTGGTATTTCGAGTATGCTCAATTCAATAAAACTGGAGAGCGGCTGATTGGGATTACTATATGGGCAGTGACCTTTGGTAATGTTAAACGGACAGTTTCGCGCATGATCATCCTATTGGTTTCGATGGGATATGGCGTTGTGAGGCCTACGTTGGGTGGTCTCACTTCGAAGGTGATTATGCTCGGAACTACATTCTTTCTGGCATCAGAGGTGCTTGAAATGGTCGAGAATGTCGGCACGATTGATGATGTTTCAGGAAAGGCTAGTTTGTTCTTGGTTCTTCCAGTAGCAGTCCTTGATACAttcttcattctttggatattcaCTTCCCTCTCCAAAACACTGGAGAAGCTCCAG CTCTACTTCAAGTCAAATGACGTGTACAATGAGCGGTGGCGGATTGCCTGGATCATCCCGGCCTTCTGGCAAGTGCTATCCTTTTCTCTTCTTTGCGTCCTCTGCGCACTTTGGGCTCCCTCTCAAAATTCAATGAG ATACGCCTACTCAGATGACACAAGTGAAGAAATTGATGAGGACACTCTCACACTGATGAAACCAATGCCGTCGCCTTCAAAGGAAGTATGGAATGCTTCTGCTCTCGTGGATATCAGAACCTCACTAGACACTGGCGTCTCTTTTAGTGGGGATCCTGAAGAAGACAAGAGGGAGTAA
- the LOC131251747 gene encoding uncharacterized protein LOC131251747 isoform X3: MALLDSVHHLLLLSIISVSCFSPNPTRASVHEYASAKFTSKGNAFVLHGGSEGLYASSLLPFSTSNLSSSSYIRFEKITFKRTKEAAESNKETNSGLVQAIIFEVEDREMIGGSAYGGQRAVCCTRDLAKLGACTQGEVIYRPSTTNPQWPQVFGVSFKGDDVVATLESKYIQITKTGMYNLYFVYCDPKLKGLVIEGKTIWKNPTGYLPGRMAPLMNFYGFMSLAFVVLAVFWFSQYARFWREVLQLQNCITLVIALGMFETALWYFEYAQFNKTGERLIGITIWAVTFGNVKRTVSRMIILLVSMGYGVVRPTLGGLTSKVIMLGTTFFLASEVLEMVENVGTIDDVSGKASLFLVLPVAVLDTFFILWIFTSLSKTLEKLQARRMVAKLDIYRKFTNALAVAIIVSAACIGYEIRLLR; this comes from the exons atggcATTGCTCGATTCCGTCCATCATCTCCTCCTTCTCTCCATCATCTCCGTGTCTTGCTTCTCTCCCAATCCCACACGCGCGTCCGTGCACGAGTACGCAAGTGCGAAGTTCACGAGCAAGGGAAATGCTTTCGTCCTCCACGGCGGCAGCGAAGGCCTCTACGCCTCCTCCCTTCTTCCCTTCTCCACCAGCaatctctcctcctcctcttatATACG TTTTGAAAAGATTACATTCAAAAGGACAAAGGAAGCTGCCGAATCTAATAAAGAAACCAACTCTGGGTTGGTTCAAGCCATCATTTTCGAGGTCGAAGATCGAGAGATGATTGGCGGTTCGGCCTACGGCGGTCAAAGGGCTGTTTGCTGCACACGGGATTTGGCCAAATTGGGTGCTTGTACGCAAGGAGAAGTAATCTACCGTCCCTCTACTACGAATCCTCAATGGCCACAAGTATTTGGTGTCTCTTTCAAGGGAGATGATGTTGTCGCTACTTTGGAATCGAAATATATACAGATCACAAAGACGGGGATGTATAACCTGTATTTCGTTTATtgcgatccaaaactcaaagggCTGGTTATAGAGGGGAAGACTATATGGAAAAATCCAACTGGCTATCTGCCCGGAAGGATGGCCCCGCTAATGAATTTTTACGGGTTCATGTCCCTTGCTTTCGTGGTCCTTGCAGTCTTCTGGTTCTCTCAGTACGCCCGGTTTTGGAGAGAGGTTCTTCAACTACAGAACTGCATAACTCTGGTGATTGCATTGGGTATGTTCGAAACGGCATTGTGGTATTTCGAGTATGCTCAATTCAATAAAACTGGAGAGCGGCTGATTGGGATTACTATATGGGCAGTGACCTTTGGTAATGTTAAACGGACAGTTTCGCGCATGATCATCCTATTGGTTTCGATGGGATATGGCGTTGTGAGGCCTACGTTGGGTGGTCTCACTTCGAAGGTGATTATGCTCGGAACTACATTCTTTCTGGCATCAGAGGTGCTTGAAATGGTCGAGAATGTCGGCACGATTGATGATGTTTCAGGAAAGGCTAGTTTGTTCTTGGTTCTTCCAGTAGCAGTCCTTGATACAttcttcattctttggatattcaCTTCCCTCTCCAAAACACTGGAGAAGCTCCAG GCAAGAAGAATGGTGGCCAAGTTAGACATTTACAGGAAATTCACGAATGCTTTGGCTGTGGCTATTATTGTATCAGCAGCTTGCATTGGTTATGAG ATACGCCTACTCAGATGA
- the LOC131251748 gene encoding uncharacterized protein LOC131251748 encodes MGSLKKASEIAAVLNLQPHPEGGFYSETFRDSSITLSKSQLPSHYKVDRPISTSIYFLLPSGSVSHLHRIPCAETWHFYMGEPLTVFELSEDGKIKLTLLGTDLEAGQRPQYTVPPNVWFGSFPTGDVESYSPDGTSLVKAPARDAESQYSLVGCTCAPAFQFQDFELASRANVLAFAPHAEPFISYLTFAD; translated from the exons atgggtagttTGAAAAAAGCTTCTGAGATTGCAGCTGTGTTGAATCTGCAGCCTCATCCTGAAGGAGGTTTCTACTCTGAAACTTTCAGAGATTCCTCAATCACTCTCTCCAAATCTCAACTTCCATCCCATT ATAAGGTGGACCGCCCCATCAGCACATCTATCTACTTCCTTCTTCCATCAGGGAGTGTCTCGCACCTTCATCGCATCCCATGTGCTGAAACCTGGCATTTTTACATGGGAGAACCACTGACG GTGTTTGAGCTCAGCGAAGATGGGAAGATTAAGCTGACTCTCCTGGGTACTGATCTAGAAGCCGGTCAGCGCCCCCAGTACACAGTGCCACCGAACGTGTGGTTTGGATCGTTTCCGACGGGGGATGTCGAATCCTATTCCCCTGATGGGACTTCACTCGTAAAAGCTCCAGCGAGGGATGCTGAGAGCCAGTACTCTCTGGTCGGGTGTACATGCGCGCCTGCCTTCCAATTCCAGGACTTTGAGCTGGCCTCTCGTGCCAATGTCCTTGCTTTTGCACCCCATGCCGAGCCTTTCATCAGTTACCTCACTTTTGCTGACTGA